Proteins encoded in a region of the Paramagnetospirillum magneticum AMB-1 genome:
- a CDS encoding DUF6626 family protein, whose protein sequence is MNALMNAYNELRENHLTEGQYDFSRRWLGRDRSYLSSMKARRQVAGTETMVRLAKNLTRAMVTAKAERRNDEAALLDRLSGKVLANILAA, encoded by the coding sequence ATGAACGCACTGATGAACGCATACAACGAACTGAGAGAGAACCACTTGACCGAAGGACAATACGATTTTAGTCGCAGATGGCTTGGCCGGGACAGAAGCTATTTGTCGAGCATGAAGGCCAGACGGCAAGTGGCCGGGACGGAAACGATGGTGCGACTGGCCAAGAATTTGACGCGGGCTATGGTCACGGCCAAGGCCGAAAGACGCAATGACGAAGCGGCGCTACTGGACAGGCTGAGCGGCAAGGTCTTGGCCAACATCCTTGCGGCGTGA
- the glgA gene encoding glycogen synthase GlgA: MRVLFASSEVFPLVKTGGLADVSGALPAALAAAGEDVRILLPGYPDAIKASGAKKAVGSLGDPFGLGAEATLLSGKLPGSGVPVWLVDCPALFERAGGPYQDPQGRDWPDNALRFALLSWTAAHLCTENSPVKWRPQVLHANDWQTGLAPAYLHAWSPAQRPATVFTIHNIAYQGQFPRDLVPRLGFPPEMYAMDGFEYYDTLSFLKSGLFYSDRITTVSPRYAKEIQTPAFGCGMEGLLAHRAADLTGILNGADYEVWNPAADTHLDHAFTPGDAAGKACNKAALQAELGLSQAPDAPLMVIVSRLNDHKGMDLVLAALPNILKMGAQVAVVGTGDRPLEDGFRAAAAAHPTQVAARIGYSEPLAHRMMAGGDMLLMPSRFEPCGLTQFYAFRYGTVPVAHATGGLADTLVDTGYDTLMTGKANGFVFEHSNVGAFQWAVERAVGLYAKKDQWTRIVKACNAQDFGWGRSAGLYRDLYKSLTGNGGGKGKKKA, translated from the coding sequence ATGCGCGTTCTCTTCGCTTCCTCAGAAGTGTTTCCCCTGGTCAAGACCGGGGGCCTTGCCGATGTGTCTGGCGCGCTGCCCGCCGCCCTGGCCGCAGCCGGCGAGGATGTCCGCATCCTGCTGCCCGGCTATCCCGATGCCATCAAGGCGTCCGGCGCCAAGAAGGCCGTGGGCTCGCTGGGCGATCCCTTTGGCCTGGGGGCCGAGGCGACTCTGCTTTCGGGCAAGCTGCCCGGCAGCGGCGTGCCCGTCTGGCTGGTGGATTGTCCCGCCCTGTTCGAGCGCGCCGGCGGTCCCTACCAGGACCCGCAGGGCCGCGACTGGCCCGACAACGCCTTGCGTTTCGCCCTGCTGTCGTGGACTGCCGCCCATCTGTGCACCGAGAACAGCCCGGTCAAGTGGCGGCCGCAGGTGCTGCACGCCAATGACTGGCAGACCGGTCTGGCCCCGGCCTATCTGCACGCCTGGAGCCCTGCCCAGCGTCCGGCGACGGTGTTCACCATCCACAACATCGCCTATCAGGGCCAGTTTCCCCGCGACCTGGTGCCGCGTCTCGGCTTCCCGCCCGAGATGTATGCCATGGACGGGTTCGAGTATTACGACACGCTGTCCTTCCTCAAATCGGGTCTGTTCTATTCCGACCGCATCACCACGGTCAGCCCGCGCTATGCCAAGGAGATCCAGACCCCGGCCTTCGGCTGCGGCATGGAGGGTCTGCTGGCCCATCGCGCCGCGGATCTGACCGGCATTCTCAACGGTGCCGATTACGAGGTCTGGAACCCGGCGGCCGATACCCATCTCGATCATGCCTTCACGCCCGGCGATGCGGCGGGCAAGGCCTGCAACAAGGCGGCGCTTCAGGCGGAACTGGGGCTGTCCCAGGCCCCGGACGCGCCGCTGATGGTCATCGTCAGCCGTCTGAACGATCACAAGGGCATGGATCTGGTCCTGGCCGCTCTGCCCAATATCCTGAAGATGGGCGCCCAGGTGGCGGTGGTGGGAACCGGCGACCGGCCGCTGGAGGATGGTTTCCGGGCGGCGGCGGCGGCCCATCCCACCCAGGTGGCGGCGCGCATCGGCTATTCCGAGCCCCTGGCCCATCGCATGATGGCGGGCGGCGACATGCTGCTGATGCCGTCGCGCTTCGAGCCCTGCGGTCTGACCCAGTTCTACGCCTTCCGCTACGGCACGGTGCCGGTGGCCCATGCCACGGGCGGGCTGGCCGATACCCTGGTGGATACCGGCTACGACACCCTGATGACCGGCAAGGCCAACGGCTTCGTGTTCGAGCATTCCAACGTCGGCGCCTTCCAGTGGGCGGTAGAGCGGGCCGTGGGCCTCTATGCCAAGAAGGATCAGTGGACCCGCATCGTCAAAGCCTGCAACGCCCAGGATTTCGGCTGGGGCCGCTCGGCGGGGCTTTACCGGGACCTCTACAAGTCGCTGACCGGCAATGGTGGCGGCAAGGGGAAGAAGAAGGCATGA
- a CDS encoding BolA family protein — translation MPMEASEIEALIRQGIPDARVIIEDLKGDGDHYSALVISEAFRGKSRVAQHQMVFAAMQGKMGGQLHAMALQTATPDNAPDFAKE, via the coding sequence ATGCCCATGGAAGCCAGTGAGATCGAAGCCCTGATCCGTCAGGGAATTCCCGACGCCCGGGTGATCATCGAGGATTTGAAAGGCGACGGCGATCACTACTCGGCCCTGGTGATCTCCGAGGCGTTTCGCGGCAAGAGCCGCGTCGCCCAGCACCAGATGGTCTTTGCCGCCATGCAGGGCAAGATGGGCGGCCAGTTGCACGCCATGGCGCTGCAGACCGCCACGCCCGACAACGCCCCCGATTTCGCCAAGGAGTAG
- the purQ gene encoding phosphoribosylformylglycinamidine synthase subunit PurQ, with translation MKAAVIVFPGSNCDRDVAVALESSMGSKPLMVWHRDTQLPDLDLIVVPGGFSYGDYLRCGAMAAHSPIMHEVKRQAEKGTRVLGICNGFQILTETGLLPGVLMRNRNLKFICKDVYLRVENAGTDFTRKHKLGDVVRYPIAHAEGNYFAEPETFRAMEGNGQVAFRYCSKHGEVSDAVNPNGALSNVAGIYNEAKTVLGLMPHPERLAEDLLGGSDGKKMFDSLVEALR, from the coding sequence TTGAAAGCCGCCGTCATCGTATTTCCCGGCTCCAACTGCGACCGCGACGTCGCCGTGGCGCTGGAATCCAGCATGGGCTCCAAGCCCCTCATGGTGTGGCATCGCGACACCCAACTCCCCGACCTGGACCTGATCGTGGTTCCGGGCGGCTTTTCCTATGGCGACTATCTGCGCTGCGGCGCCATGGCGGCGCACTCGCCGATCATGCACGAGGTCAAGCGCCAGGCGGAGAAGGGCACAAGGGTGCTGGGCATCTGCAACGGCTTCCAGATCCTGACGGAGACGGGGCTGCTGCCGGGTGTGCTGATGCGCAACCGCAATCTCAAGTTCATCTGCAAGGATGTCTACCTGCGGGTCGAGAACGCCGGGACCGACTTCACCCGCAAGCACAAGCTGGGCGACGTGGTGCGCTATCCCATCGCCCACGCCGAGGGCAATTACTTCGCCGAGCCCGAGACCTTCCGCGCCATGGAGGGCAACGGCCAGGTGGCGTTCCGCTACTGCTCGAAGCATGGCGAGGTCTCGGATGCGGTCAATCCCAACGGGGCGCTGTCCAACGTGGCCGGAATCTACAACGAGGCCAAGACGGTGCTGGGCCTGATGCCCCACCCCGAGCGTCTGGCCGAGGACCTGCTGGGCGGGTCCGACGGCAAGAAGATGTTCGATTCCCTGGTGGAGGCGCTGCGATGA
- the glk gene encoding glucokinase, which translates to MSQMVLVADIGGTHARFALMGPDGEAVNPVVLRCADYDGPAPAIKAYLAEHAGGVAPKGGAFAVASVIDGDRIELTNSPWRFSIAETRQAVGLQRLEVVNDFTAVALSVRHLKPEHLMSVGGGMPEAGLPIAVLGPGTGLGVSALIPSASGEWTALATEGGHVTMAAATEREARILDRLRTQFDHVSAERVLSGQGLVNLYQAVAALSGHQAVFSTPDVITKRGLDGSCPVSREAVEVFFAMMGTVAGNLALSLGAKGGVFIAGGILPRMAEAFRLSSFRTRFEAHGRFQPYLAAIPTWLITHPLPAFVGLAGLVTDPKNA; encoded by the coding sequence ATGAGTCAAATGGTGCTTGTCGCCGATATCGGCGGCACCCATGCCCGTTTCGCCCTGATGGGGCCGGACGGCGAGGCGGTCAACCCGGTGGTGCTGCGCTGTGCCGATTACGACGGTCCGGCTCCAGCCATCAAGGCCTACCTCGCCGAGCATGCCGGCGGCGTGGCGCCCAAAGGCGGCGCCTTCGCCGTGGCCTCGGTGATCGACGGCGACCGCATCGAGCTGACCAATTCCCCCTGGCGCTTCTCCATCGCCGAGACCCGGCAGGCGGTTGGTCTTCAGCGTCTGGAGGTGGTCAACGACTTCACCGCCGTGGCCCTGTCGGTCCGTCATCTGAAGCCCGAGCACCTGATGTCCGTCGGTGGAGGAATGCCCGAGGCGGGGCTGCCCATCGCCGTGCTGGGGCCGGGGACCGGCCTGGGGGTTTCGGCCCTGATTCCGTCGGCTTCGGGGGAATGGACGGCCCTGGCCACCGAGGGCGGCCACGTCACCATGGCCGCCGCCACCGAGCGCGAGGCCCGTATTCTCGACCGCCTGCGGACTCAGTTCGACCACGTCTCGGCCGAGCGGGTGCTGTCGGGCCAGGGGCTGGTCAACCTCTATCAGGCGGTGGCGGCCCTGTCCGGACATCAGGCGGTGTTCTCCACCCCCGACGTCATCACCAAGCGGGGGCTGGACGGCTCGTGCCCCGTCAGCCGCGAGGCGGTGGAGGTCTTCTTCGCCATGATGGGCACCGTGGCGGGCAATCTGGCGCTGTCGCTGGGGGCCAAGGGTGGCGTATTCATCGCCGGCGGCATCCTGCCGCGCATGGCCGAGGCCTTCCGCCTGTCGTCGTTTAGGACGCGCTTCGAGGCCCATGGGCGGTTCCAGCCCTATCTCGCCGCCATCCCCACCTGGCTGATCACCCATCCGCTGCCCGCCTTCGTCGGGCTGGCCGGATTGGTGACCGATCCTAAAAACGCATAG
- the grxD gene encoding Grx4 family monothiol glutaredoxin has protein sequence MNNPVFDRIRQDLSENDVVLYMKGTPMFPQCGFSAAVVQVLTNLGVKFKGIDILVDPSLRDGIKQFTNWPTLPQLYVKGEFVGGCDIVREMAESGELKQLMTDKGVATA, from the coding sequence ATGAACAATCCCGTTTTCGACCGCATCCGCCAGGACCTGTCCGAGAATGATGTGGTTCTCTACATGAAGGGCACCCCCATGTTCCCGCAGTGCGGCTTTTCAGCCGCCGTGGTGCAGGTGCTGACCAATCTGGGCGTCAAGTTCAAGGGCATCGACATCCTGGTCGACCCCTCCCTGCGCGACGGCATCAAGCAGTTCACAAACTGGCCGACCCTGCCGCAGCTCTATGTGAAGGGCGAGTTCGTCGGCGGCTGCGACATCGTGCGCGAGATGGCCGAATCGGGCGAGCTGAAGCAGCTGATGACCGACAAGGGCGTCGCCACCGCCTGA